The DNA region TCCCTCATCTGAGCAGGAAAATCTTGCCGATGAGGTGCTCTACCTTTATCGAAAGGTCTTCCATATATGACAAAGCACCGCCTTGTGATTACTGCAGTTTTTGCTGTAGTTGCAATCGCTTTGACAGGTTGCTCAACTCTTGGCAAGGCTTCAGGAATGTTGAATGGTGGAGAACACACGGAGGGCTTCGTCGGAGTGATTCTTCCTGACACAATATTGCCGCGTTGGGAAAGTGCTGATCGCGGATTTCTACAGGCGGCATTTGATGCAGCTGGAGTTACAGTTGATATTCAGAATGCAAACGGCGACGTAACTGCATTTGCAAGCATTGCAGACCAGATGATGGAGGATGGTGCAACTGTTCTAATCCTTGCAAACTTAGAATCAGAATCCGCTAAGGCTGTTCAGGATAAGGCTGCTGTCCAAGGCGTTAAGACGATTGACTATGACCGTCTAACTCTTAATGGCACAGCTTCTTACTACGTTTCATTTGATAACCTAAGAGTTGGCGAATTGCAGGGTGAAGGCATCAAGGCATGTCTTGATGCAGCTGGAAAGACAACTGCTCGTATCGTGTATTTGAACGGTTCACCAACTGATTACAAAGCAACGCTTTTCAAGGCTGGCTATGACTCAGTACTCCGTCCATTGATTGATTCAAAGCGATACACACTCGTTGATGATGCATCGGTTCCAGATTGGGACCCAGTTCAAGCTGGAACTATCTTCGAGCAACAGCTATTAAAGGCGGGCGGAAAGCTCGATGCAGTAGTTGCAGCCGCCGAAGGTCTTGGACTTGCCGCAATTGAAGTTCTTAAGAGAAGTAATCTAAATGGCAAGGTCTGTGTTTCAGGGCAAGGTGCAAGAGTTGAAGGATTACGGGCAATTCTAACCGGTGAGCTGTCCAACACTGTTTACAAGGCGGTCAGGGAAGAGGCAGAGGCCGCAGCAGATTTAGCAATGGCACTACTTATGGGAGCGGTTCCAACCACAATTACAGGTTCTGTAAATAATGGAAAAATTAATGTGCCTTCAGTTCTCTTAGTACCAATTGGAATTACAAAAGTCAATGTTAAGGATGTCATCGCAGATGGCTACCAAAAGAGAGAAGATGTCTGTGCCGGCATAGAGGAACTCTGTAAGGCAAACGGAATTTAATTTATCTAACTTTTGTGCGGGAGAAGGGACTTGAACCCTCACGTCCGAAGACACAGGTTCCTAAGACCTGCGTGTCTGCCATTTCACCACTCCCGCTAAATCCACACAGAAACCACTTGTGCTTCTGAATGGATAGGTCCCAAGATTAGAGGTAAGTTAGCGATGTACCAAAACGGCCAGCACTTAACGGCGAAATCGAAAGGCACGAAGCCATGTCACTAACACCCACACCTGCAGATAAGTTCACCTTTGGGCTCTGGACCGTTGGTTGGCAGGCGCGCGATCCCTTTGGCGATGCAACGCGCGGCCCTTTGGATCCAGTTCGTACCGTTAATGAGTTAGCGGCACGAGGCGCACATGGCGTGACTTTTCATGATGATGATTTGATCCCTTTTGGAAGCGATGATGGCGCACGTCGTACCCATATCGATCGTTTTAAGAAAGCGCTGGATGAAACCGGTATGAAAGTACCGATGGCTACCACAAATCTCTTTACCCATCCAGTCTTTAAGGATGGCGCATTTACTTCAAATGACAGAGATATTCGCCGCTTTGCTCTGCGTAAAGTAATGAAAAATATTGAACTTGCAGTCGAACTTGGAGCTAAGACGTATGTGTGTTGGGGTGGGCGGGAAGGGGCCGAATCCGATGGCGCAAAAGATGCTTATGTTGCATTAGATCGTTTCCGAGAGGCTTTTAACACGTTGGGTGAGTTCGTAACAGAGAATGGTTATGACATTAAATTTGCAATTGAACCTAAACCAAATGAACCACGTGGAGATATTTTCTTGCCAACGATTGGTCATGCGCTCGCATTTATTTATACTCTTGATCGCCCAGAACTCGTTGGATTAAATCCAGAGGTCGGTCACGAACAAATGGCAGGACTTAACTTCGTCCATGGAATTGCACAAGCGTTATGGCAGAAAAAGTTGTATCACATCGATTTAAATGGCCAACATGGTCCAAAGTTTGATCAAGATTTAGTCTTTGGGCATGGTGATTTAAAGTCTGCATTCTTCTTAGTAGATTTGCTGGAGCGATATAGATACGACGGACCGAAGCACTTTGACTATAAGCCGGCTCGCACTGAAAGCGATAAAGGTGTGTGGGAATCAGCAACGGCAAATATGCGGACGTATTTGGCGCTCAAGGAGCGCGCGCTTGCTTTCCGTGCCGATCCACGAGTTATCGCGGCCATGGCCGAATCAAATATCCCGGGGTTGAGCGAACCAACTCTTAGTAGCGGCGAAACATGGAGAGATCTTGCCGATGATTCATTAGATGTCGAAGCGGCAGGCACACGTGGATATGGATACGAAGCCATTGACCAGTTAGCACTCGAGCACTTAATGGGCGTTCAGAGCTAACTAGTTTGTTGCGTGAAGCCTAAGCCTCGTGCTGTTGGTCAGTTAGTCAAGTGCACCGGCGGTGCCCCATCAGAGAATCAGGAATGCCGAGAATTTATTATGAGCACAAACTTGATGTGTTCATCCGTGGAATATGCCGTATCTCAAATTGAAGAAAATAAACCTAGATTTCAATTTTGAATTTCGGGATGAACGGTTCGTTCGATGCTCGAATGCCTTGAATTCGATCCAATCTGTAACTTCGGAGGCATCCTCTATCATTAACCAAATACAAAAGTATCTTGCCGTCTTGTGTTTGCCTCAAAGAGTATGGCTCGACGAGACGCCAACCTTCTTCGCCCTTCTCTGGAACGTAATACAGTGCGATTTTCACAAGATTGAAAGCACAATAACGAAGCAGTTTCATGTCGAATCCAAATCGCGCAAAATTCACAGAACTTGGATTTAGCAGTACTGAACCATCATTGCCAATCTCAGCAGGACTCAACTTGGCAATAAGAGATTGTCCAGCCAACCACTCAAATAACTCAGGGAGTTTGTTCCAAAAGAGGTCGGCTGGGATGAGAGGCGGTGGGAGTTGATGACCCAACATCCCTTCCCAGTCTGTCACAATATTCTGATAATTTTCCTCAGTTTGAACTAACTCAAGAGTAGGTGTCAAAATTCCTACGAATTCACTTTTGCTCTTCAATAGCGAATGAATATACGCCCCTCGGCCAATTTGTGCTCACAGTTTGAATTTCTCGAATAGAGATCATGACCGTTCTCTCGTCTCAATGAGTGTGTTTACTAAAATGTTCCACCTCATAATTCGAGAACCAACTGAAGGCTTAGATGGATCCAAGGAGATGATTCCTTTCGAAATTCTTGTTCTCAATCTTTCGATTTCGGAATGGTTGCTATAACCATTCAATTCAAGTAGGAAGCCAAGTCGCTTGATCCCAGCTCGTGAACAATGCAATTCAGCGTCCTTAACTAATTCATGAATGTTGAAATCATCTAAGTACGCCTTCAAGAATTCAGATCCGAGTCGAATCCCGCCGCCCAATTCTGGATATGTCATCACGTCCAGTAAGGTCCTGCTCGGATTGGCAAAAGAGATTTTGGATCCATCTCGCCATTCATCAACGATGCCCCATGTCAGGTCGAGTTTTTTAATTCGTTTGACTAGAAATTTGGAGGCGGGTACCGACTTTGTTTCCGTTCGCACCCGTTCTGCTGTTGCTAAAACGAGTTTTCTGAAAACTTGTTCTGTTAATCCCCAGTGATTTGCAGATGTCCATCCAGTAAAATATGAGTTCGGCCAAGTGCTAAGCGCGAGTTTGAATTCGTCTCCAAACCATTCTTGTGGTTCTTCTATATAGTTTGGAACTTGCAGATAAACACCTTTACGAATTCGCCGAAGATACCCTGCCTTCGCCCATCTGGAGAGTTTTTGATTGACCGACCCAGCCTGCATTGAGAGGATTGACCGGGCCTGTTCATTTGTAAATATCTCAGGAGCATGAGCAAGAAGCAATCGGATCTCATCCCTATTACGGTATGCAGGCTTCAAAGCATCCTCCAATATCTGAGTGACAGTAAATTACCAGATAGTGTCAATTTATGCAATTTAGTGGTACTCAAATAACACTCTATCGATCATGATTGCAACGGTTAGCTAAACGCTGGCGCCTCTTCGTGAAATCGCATCAACTCCTGCGGAGATCAAGAGGACCAGACCAGTAACAATGAACTTGATTCCAGCGGCATAACCCAATAGACCCATGCCGTTATCTATGACGGCAACGACGAGACCTCCAAGGATTGCATCGCGCATCTTTCCTTTTCCGCCAAACAACGAGGTACCGCCGATGACCGCTGCGCCAACTGCGTAAAGAAGTGTTGAACTTCCACCCGTTGTTGGAGACACCGAGTTTTGACGAGATGCAAAGATCATTCCCGCAATTGCAGAGAGACCCGAACAGATCATGAACGCCGCGATCCGAACCCGCTTAACGTTAATGCCGGCACGACGTGCGGCCTCGGCATTTCCACCAACTGCGTAAATATGTCGGCCAAAGGCAGTGCGACCAAGCACGAAAGTTCCGATAACTAGAATTAACAAAATTACTGGAACGACATATGGAATGCCCTTAAGACTTACTAAGTCTGGATTATTGCTGCGTTCAACGTTGAGCGCAAAGACAGCAAGACCAGTGATAACAAGAAGTCCCGCAGTTTTTAATATCCAGAGATTAATAAGCTCGGATTTTAAACCAGCTTTGCGACGGGTGTTCATTCGGTTAAGACCAACCAGGACATAAATGGTCGAAACGGAGATAAAGAAAATCCAACTCAGCGTCGGTGTGAGATTTGAGTTCTCAACGGCCAAAATAACCTTATCTTCAACGCGGATCGTTCCACCTTCACCGGCCAGTAAAAGCAGGATTCCTTGGAAAGCCAAGAAGGCGGCAAGAGTTACAACGAAGGATGGAATTCCGAGTCGAGCAACTAAAGTTCCGAGACCAAAACCTAAGACAACACCGACAAAAATCGCTGCAAGCAAAGCCGCATACCACGGAACATCATGATTAGTAATCAGAATGACCAGAACCGCACCTGTTACACCGGCCGTGTATCCAGCCGATAGATCTATCTCTCCAAGGAGAAGTACAAAAACCAGACCCATAGCAATAACAATTACTGCAGCGGCTTGAGTCAATAAATTTGCAAAGTTTCCAGGAGTTAAAAAGACGCTCGACATTGAGCCAAAGACTATACAAAGAGCAATAAGACCAAGCACCGCCGGCAATGAACCAATATCTCCGGCCTTTATTCTGGACCAGTAGTCGTGCATTGCACCTTTTAACGTTGCATCGGCAGTTGAAGTATCGGCAGTTGTTGGAGAAGTCATTTCTTAGCACCTGCACTTTCTACGCCAGCAGACTTTCCTGTAGTAATTAATTCAATAACTTGCCGCGGTATAACCTCGTTTTTATCAACCTGCGCCGCCATCTGGCCTAAATAAAGCGCGGCGATATTATCGGCGACCTCAAATACATCGTTTAAGTTGTGACTAATTAATACGACAGCTAAACCATTATCGGCTAAGCGGCGCACGAGATTTAAAACTTGTTCGGTCTGAGCAACGCCAAGAGCGGCCGTTGGTTCATCTAAAATTACAATCTTGCTATTCCATAAAACCGCGCGGGCGATTGCAACTGTCTGGCGTTGACCACCAGAAAGAGATGCAACCGTTTGGCGAATTGATTTAACGGTGCGCACACTCAAACCATCTAATGTCTTACGCGCAAGAGATTCCATGGCAGTCTCATCTAAAACCGGGCCGCGTTTTTTTTCACGCCCTAAAAACATATTATGAACAATGTCTAAATTGTCACAGAGCGCTAAATCTTGATACACGATCTCAATCCCTAGGGCGGTGGCATCTCGGGGGCCTGTGATATCAACTTTTCTGTCTTCAAAGAGAAAGTCTCCGTGGTCTGGAGTGTAAATTCCGGCGATACATTTAATTAGCGTGCTTTTCCCAGCGCCATTGTCTCCAACAAGAGCAGTTACTTTACCCGCTGCAATATCAAAGTCGACGTCGCGAAGAACGTGGACCGGTCCAAAGGATTTATTTACTCCGCGCAGGGAGAGAATTGGTGTGCTCATTAAACTACCTACAATTCTTTATATCTCTTTGATTAATTGGGTTAAAAACATAGTAAAGAAGTTGCGGCTCAGGGAATTTACCCCAAGCCGCAACTTTTGTTCTTTACTGCCTATCAGGTATGGAGATTACAGTCCGTTAGCTACGCAGATGTCTTCGATGTCGGCACAGACAGCTTCACGTGTCTGGAAGCCATCGGCGATGACATCTTTCACGTTAGCCTTTGTGATTCCAACTGGTACCAAGAGAACTGAAGGTACATCTATGGTTCCGTTATTTACAGAGCCAGTAGCTGTTGTTGCCTCTTCGCCATTAAGCAAAGTGATTGCAAGGGCTGCAGCGCCTTCGGCCTCTGCCTTGATTGCCTTATAAACAGTGTTCGACATGTCTCCTGTAAGGATTGCACGCAATCCATCGACAGTGGCATCTTGACCAGATACACAGACCTTGCCATTGAGCTTGTTCTTCTTAAGTATTGCAATCGCTGCAAGACCAAGACCTTCGTTAGCTGATACAACGGCATCGAGCTTTCCGCCAGCCTTTGAAAGCTGCTGTTCGAAAATAGCTCCACCCTTTGCGTTATCCCAATCTGGGACGGCTGTGTCATCGACAAGTGTGTATGCCTTTGAATCGATCAAAGGACGTAGCACTGAGTCATAGCCAGCCTTGAAAAGAGTTGCGTTGTTATCTGTTGGTGAACCATTCAAGTACACGATTCGTGCAGTCGTTTTTCCAGCAGCATCGAGACATGCCTTGATGCCTTCACCTTGTAAGCGACCAACAGCTTCATTATCAAATGAAACGTAGTATGAAGCAGAACCATTGAGTGTTAGACGGTCATAGTCAATCGTCTTAACGCCTTGTGCAGCGGCCTTATCCTGAACAGCTTTAGCTGAATCTGAATCTAGGTTTACAAGAATGAGAACTTTTGCACCAGCAGTAAGCATCTGGTCTGCAATAGTTGCGAATGCAGCTACATCGCCGTTTGCATTCTGGATATCGACCTTAACTCCGGCTGCATCAAAAGCTGCCTGTAGGAATCCGCGGTCAGCAGTTTCCCAACGATTTGATGATGCTGCATCTGGAAGGATTACTCCGACGAAGCTTTCTTTCACTTCTTCAGCCTTTGAGCAACCTGTGAGTGCGATTGCAACTGCAGCTAAGGCTGCAGTAATCGCGAGGCGGCGCTTTGTCATATGTGAAACACCTTTCGAAAGGAGAGACACCCCAGGGCAAAGGAGTTCTGCCCAGATGAGGAGAGTGAATCTGTAGGCTCACGGTAGTTGAAATCACTGTAAAGGTCACTAGGAAAATCCATGAAATTTCACGCATACACCAACTATTAGGTCACGTGGATTAAGCCTCTGACGGTAACCTTGGCAGATGTCATCACAGGTGCAAGCACTCGAATCGGCCATCAAATCGGCCATTGATCGAGCAATCGCCTCGGGAGAAATCTCATGTGTGGCACCTACATCTATCGTGTTAGAGCGGCCCAAGAACCGAAATCATGGCGATTACGCCACATCGATTGCCCTACAACTAGCTAAGGCTGCGGGAAAGAATCCACGTGAAATTGCTCAAATTATCTGCAAGCACTTGACAGGCGCTGATGGAATTTCTGGGCTAGAAATTGCTGGGCCAGGATTCATTAACATCACACTCAATCGGGCTAATCAAGCCGAACTTGTATCTGCAATTATCACCGCCGGCTCAAGTTTTGGGCATGGAGATGAACTTGCCGGAGTTCGCATAAATCTTGAGTTTATAAGCGCCAATCCAACAGGGCCTTTGCATTTAGGGCACACGCGGTGGGCGGCTGTGGGAGATGCGCTTGGCCGAGTTCTTAGTGCGGCAGGTGCCGATGTCACGCGCGAGTTCTACATAAATGATCGCGGAAATCAGATGGATTTATTTGGTGCATCGGTGGAAGCGGCCGCGCTCGGCAAGCCAATTCCACAGGATGGATATAAAGGTGAATATATAGGCGATCTAGCTACTGCCATTGTTGCTGATAACCCTGCATTGATTTCACTTCCCGAAGGTCAACGACGAGAGGCCTTTCGTGAAGCCGCTTATGAACTTCAGTTAAAAGATCAGCAACGAGTTCTGAATATTTTAGGAACACACTTTGATGTGTGGTTTTCAGAACGCTCTCTTCATGCCAAAGGCGCAGTTGAACATGGAATCGAAATACTTCGGAAACAAGGACATGTTTATGAAGAAGAAGGTGCAATTTGGTTGCGTACAACTGACTTTGGCGATGATAAGGATCGGGTATTAACAAAGTCTGATGGTTCGTTTTCCTACTTTTCATCCGACACTGCTTACTATATAAATAAGCGCGAGCGAGGTTTTGAAATCTGTATTTATATGTTAGGCGCTGACCACCATGGATATATTGGTCGGTTAAAGGCGATTGCCGCATGTGCCGGTGATGATCCTGAGTACAACATTCATGTCTTAATTGGCCAGTTAGTAAAGATTATGGAGGGCGGCCAAGAGGTGAAGCTCTCCAAACGCGCCGGCACAATAATTACCTTAGAAGAGTTAGTAGAAAAAGTTGGTGTTGATGCAGCTCGGTATACATTGATTAGGTATCCCGTAGACACACCTATGGTCATGGATGTCGATGTTCTAAAGCGAAATACTAATGAGAATCCTGTCTATTACGTTCAGTACGCTCACGCTCGAATCGCTGCAGTCTTACGTAACGCCGCCGAACTAAACATCAACGTTAATTTGGATACTTTCGATTCTTCGCAGTTAATCCACGATCGAGAAAATGAACTACTCGGCAAGCTCGCAGAGTATCCGCGCGTAGTGGCAGCTGCGGCACAACTGCGCCAGCCTCATCGCATCGCACGTTACCTTGAGGATCTAGCCGGTACATATCATGGTTTCTACGCCGATTGTCGTGTACTTCCGATGGGCGAAGAAAAGCCGACTGCGCTTCATACGGCTCGGCTACTACTGTGTACATCTACAAAAATAGTTGTTGCCAATGGATTGCATTTATTAGGTGTAAGCGCACCGGAGAGGATGTAGTTATGTGGTCCTCTAGTGTTTCTTTGGGCGATGAGCTTTCAATCTCTGGCATCACTGCAACCGATTTAGCACAAGAGTTTGGTACTCCAGTATTTATTATGGATGAGGCCGATTTTCATCTGCGTGCAAGAAATTGGGATCGTGAATTAAAGAAGGCCTTTGGAAACGATGCAGGCACGGTGTACTACGCGGCTAAGGCTTTTATCTGCACAGAAGTTGCACGTTGGATTAAAGATATTGGAATCGGAATCGATGTGTGCACGGGTGGAGAACTTGCAGTTGCATTAGCGGGGGCAATTGATCCCTCACTCATTCAAGTTCATGGTAACAACAAATCATTAACTGAAATCGATAGGGCAGTTTCAGTTGGCGTAGGAAGCATTGTGATTGACTCACTGGTTGAAATCGAAAGAGTCGCGGCAGCTGCAAGCAAGCATGGGAAAATTCAAAAGGTATTACTTCGCTTAACTCCTGGCATAGAGGCTCATACTCATGAATTTATTGCCACCGCCCATGAGGATGTGAAATTCGGCTTTTCAATTGCAAGTGGAGCGGCATGGAGTGCGATAGAAGCGGTTCGCACATTTCCTTCAATTGAGCTCAGAGGTCTTCACGCTCACGTAGGCTCTCAAATTTTAGAGACCGATTCATTTGAAATCAGTGCGCAGCGACTTATCGCACTTTTAGGTAAATATAGGGATGCCTTTGGTGTTGAACTTGCCGAGTTAGATCTAGGCGGGGGTTACGGGATCCATTATCTGCCGGGCGATGATGAGTTAGAGCCATCGGTTGTAATGAACTCTCTTGCAGCCGCTGTAGTTAAGAATTGCGCAATCTATACATTAAAAATACCTCAGATTTCCATCGAACCAGGTAGAGCAATTGTTGGCCCAACAATGTTTACGCTTTATGAGGTTGGCACAATCAAAGATGTACTTCTGGACAATGGCGATAATCGTCGATACATATCGGTAGATGGTGGAATGAGTGAAAATATTCGACCAGCACTCTATAGCGCCGAATACAGCGCGGTGCTGGCAAATCGCACCAGTAGTGCAGCTCCAACTTCGTCTCGATTAGTTGGAAAACACTGCGAAACTGGGGATATTCTGATTCGCGAAATTGAATTAGCCAGTGATATTTCGCCAGGTGATTTACTGGCAACCCCCGCAACGGGTGCATATGGTCGAAGTATGGCGAGTAATTACAATCATGTTCCGCGACCGCCTGTTGTTGCAGTAAATAATGGAAAAGCTCGCATTATTGTGCGTCGAGAGAGCGAGGCCGATCTACTGGGATTGGATATTTAACGCCGTAACTCTCATCTGTGAAAGAATAATCCGCATGGACGCAGGTTTAAAAACTATCTCAATTGGCATGCTTGGCGCTGGTGTAGTCGGCAGTCAAGTAGCCCGCCTGCTGCAATCAGATCGCCAAGAACTCTCCGATAGATCAGGTGCACTGTTGGAGTTGAAAAGAGTTGGTGTACGTAGTAATTCCCCCCGTGAGGGAATAGATGCATCAATGATCACGAGCGATTTGCATTCAATTGTGACCGATCCCGAAATTAATATTGTTATTGAGGTAATGGGTGGAATCGAACCGGCGCGTACTTTGATCTTAGAAGCGATTAGAAATAAGAAATCAGTTATAACGGCGAACAAAGCCTTACTGGCAACGCATGGACACGAACTCTTTAATGCAGCCGATGCTGCGAAAGTTGATTTGTATTACGAAGCCGCCGTAGCTGGGGCGATTCCTATTATCCGCTCAATGCGCGAGTCATTAGCTGGAGATCAAATCACACGCGTAATGGGCATCGTTAATGGAACAACAAATTATATTTTAACGAAAATGCATGAAGAAGGCAGAGAATTTGCCGATGTTCTGAAAGAGGCACAAGCCCTCGGTTATGCCGAGGCCGACCCAACGGCCGACATTGAAGGCTTCGATGCTG from Candidatus Planktophila sp. includes:
- a CDS encoding substrate-binding domain-containing protein, producing the protein MTKHRLVITAVFAVVAIALTGCSTLGKASGMLNGGEHTEGFVGVILPDTILPRWESADRGFLQAAFDAAGVTVDIQNANGDVTAFASIADQMMEDGATVLILANLESESAKAVQDKAAVQGVKTIDYDRLTLNGTASYYVSFDNLRVGELQGEGIKACLDAAGKTTARIVYLNGSPTDYKATLFKAGYDSVLRPLIDSKRYTLVDDASVPDWDPVQAGTIFEQQLLKAGGKLDAVVAAAEGLGLAAIEVLKRSNLNGKVCVSGQGARVEGLRAILTGELSNTVYKAVREEAEAAADLAMALLMGAVPTTITGSVNNGKINVPSVLLVPIGITKVNVKDVIADGYQKREDVCAGIEELCKANGI
- the xylA gene encoding xylose isomerase; protein product: MSLTPTPADKFTFGLWTVGWQARDPFGDATRGPLDPVRTVNELAARGAHGVTFHDDDLIPFGSDDGARRTHIDRFKKALDETGMKVPMATTNLFTHPVFKDGAFTSNDRDIRRFALRKVMKNIELAVELGAKTYVCWGGREGAESDGAKDAYVALDRFREAFNTLGEFVTENGYDIKFAIEPKPNEPRGDIFLPTIGHALAFIYTLDRPELVGLNPEVGHEQMAGLNFVHGIAQALWQKKLYHIDLNGQHGPKFDQDLVFGHGDLKSAFFLVDLLERYRYDGPKHFDYKPARTESDKGVWESATANMRTYLALKERALAFRADPRVIAAMAESNIPGLSEPTLSSGETWRDLADDSLDVEAAGTRGYGYEAIDQLALEHLMGVQS
- a CDS encoding WYL domain-containing protein; amino-acid sequence: MKSKSEFVGILTPTLELVQTEENYQNIVTDWEGMLGHQLPPPLIPADLFWNKLPELFEWLAGQSLIAKLSPAEIGNDGSVLLNPSSVNFARFGFDMKLLRYCAFNLVKIALYYVPEKGEEGWRLVEPYSLRQTQDGKILLYLVNDRGCLRSYRLDRIQGIRASNEPFIPKFKIEI
- a CDS encoding type IV toxin-antitoxin system AbiEi family antitoxin, translating into MKPAYRNRDEIRLLLAHAPEIFTNEQARSILSMQAGSVNQKLSRWAKAGYLRRIRKGVYLQVPNYIEEPQEWFGDEFKLALSTWPNSYFTGWTSANHWGLTEQVFRKLVLATAERVRTETKSVPASKFLVKRIKKLDLTWGIVDEWRDGSKISFANPSRTLLDVMTYPELGGGIRLGSEFLKAYLDDFNIHELVKDAELHCSRAGIKRLGFLLELNGYSNHSEIERLRTRISKGIISLDPSKPSVGSRIMRWNILVNTLIETRERS
- a CDS encoding ABC transporter permease translates to MTSPTTADTSTADATLKGAMHDYWSRIKAGDIGSLPAVLGLIALCIVFGSMSSVFLTPGNFANLLTQAAAVIVIAMGLVFVLLLGEIDLSAGYTAGVTGAVLVILITNHDVPWYAALLAAIFVGVVLGFGLGTLVARLGIPSFVVTLAAFLAFQGILLLLAGEGGTIRVEDKVILAVENSNLTPTLSWIFFISVSTIYVLVGLNRMNTRRKAGLKSELINLWILKTAGLLVITGLAVFALNVERSNNPDLVSLKGIPYVVPVILLILVIGTFVLGRTAFGRHIYAVGGNAEAARRAGINVKRVRIAAFMICSGLSAIAGMIFASRQNSVSPTTGGSSTLLYAVGAAVIGGTSLFGGKGKMRDAILGGLVVAVIDNGMGLLGYAAGIKFIVTGLVLLISAGVDAISRRGASV
- a CDS encoding ATP-binding cassette domain-containing protein, with product MSTPILSLRGVNKSFGPVHVLRDVDFDIAAGKVTALVGDNGAGKSTLIKCIAGIYTPDHGDFLFEDRKVDITGPRDATALGIEIVYQDLALCDNLDIVHNMFLGREKKRGPVLDETAMESLARKTLDGLSVRTVKSIRQTVASLSGGQRQTVAIARAVLWNSKIVILDEPTAALGVAQTEQVLNLVRRLADNGLAVVLISHNLNDVFEVADNIAALYLGQMAAQVDKNEVIPRQVIELITTGKSAGVESAGAKK
- a CDS encoding substrate-binding domain-containing protein, with protein sequence MTKRRLAITAALAAVAIALTGCSKAEEVKESFVGVILPDAASSNRWETADRGFLQAAFDAAGVKVDIQNANGDVAAFATIADQMLTAGAKVLILVNLDSDSAKAVQDKAAAQGVKTIDYDRLTLNGSASYYVSFDNEAVGRLQGEGIKACLDAAGKTTARIVYLNGSPTDNNATLFKAGYDSVLRPLIDSKAYTLVDDTAVPDWDNAKGGAIFEQQLSKAGGKLDAVVSANEGLGLAAIAILKKNKLNGKVCVSGQDATVDGLRAILTGDMSNTVYKAIKAEAEGAAALAITLLNGEEATTATGSVNNGTIDVPSVLLVPVGITKANVKDVIADGFQTREAVCADIEDICVANGL
- the argS gene encoding arginine--tRNA ligase; the protein is MSSQVQALESAIKSAIDRAIASGEISCVAPTSIVLERPKNRNHGDYATSIALQLAKAAGKNPREIAQIICKHLTGADGISGLEIAGPGFINITLNRANQAELVSAIITAGSSFGHGDELAGVRINLEFISANPTGPLHLGHTRWAAVGDALGRVLSAAGADVTREFYINDRGNQMDLFGASVEAAALGKPIPQDGYKGEYIGDLATAIVADNPALISLPEGQRREAFREAAYELQLKDQQRVLNILGTHFDVWFSERSLHAKGAVEHGIEILRKQGHVYEEEGAIWLRTTDFGDDKDRVLTKSDGSFSYFSSDTAYYINKRERGFEICIYMLGADHHGYIGRLKAIAACAGDDPEYNIHVLIGQLVKIMEGGQEVKLSKRAGTIITLEELVEKVGVDAARYTLIRYPVDTPMVMDVDVLKRNTNENPVYYVQYAHARIAAVLRNAAELNINVNLDTFDSSQLIHDRENELLGKLAEYPRVVAAAAQLRQPHRIARYLEDLAGTYHGFYADCRVLPMGEEKPTALHTARLLLCTSTKIVVANGLHLLGVSAPERM
- the lysA gene encoding diaminopimelate decarboxylase, which gives rise to MWSSSVSLGDELSISGITATDLAQEFGTPVFIMDEADFHLRARNWDRELKKAFGNDAGTVYYAAKAFICTEVARWIKDIGIGIDVCTGGELAVALAGAIDPSLIQVHGNNKSLTEIDRAVSVGVGSIVIDSLVEIERVAAAASKHGKIQKVLLRLTPGIEAHTHEFIATAHEDVKFGFSIASGAAWSAIEAVRTFPSIELRGLHAHVGSQILETDSFEISAQRLIALLGKYRDAFGVELAELDLGGGYGIHYLPGDDELEPSVVMNSLAAAVVKNCAIYTLKIPQISIEPGRAIVGPTMFTLYEVGTIKDVLLDNGDNRRYISVDGGMSENIRPALYSAEYSAVLANRTSSAAPTSSRLVGKHCETGDILIREIELASDISPGDLLATPATGAYGRSMASNYNHVPRPPVVAVNNGKARIIVRRESEADLLGLDI